Genomic DNA from Enterococcus saccharolyticus subsp. saccharolyticus:
TTAATTGTCCGCAAACCAATTCTCATATAAGTTCCTCCCTATATGAAAATTATACTAAACCTTTTGTGTTTTCACTAGAGATTCGTTATTATTAAATCAAAGGAGGCTACTATCGTGCATATTGGCCGTTTTAGACTAGGCATGAGAACGTTCAAATCGGCATTGTCGGTGTTAATTTGTATTTTAATCTTTGAATTTTTCAACCGTGGAGAACCTTGGATTGCAGCATTAGCGGCTGTCTTTTCTTTACGTCAAGATTTAACCACTACGTTTAGTTTCGGTAAATCTAGAATTCTTGGCAATACTATTGGTGGCATTGGTGGTATTTTGTATTTATTACTCCAACAACGTTTCCATGAAAGTTTTCTCGTAGAAATCATTGCTTTACCCGCACTAGTGGCATTGGTCATTATCTTATCAGATGGAATTAATAATAATGCAGGGATTATTTCGGCCATTGCAACTATTTTATTAATTACTTTAAGTGTTGACCCTGGTGACTCTGTTGGCGTAGCCGTCGACCGTATTTTCGATACATTTATCGGAACCGCTGTTGCGATTGGTATCAATTTCATTTTACGTCCACCTGAACCAGAAGTCGAAGAAGAACTCAAAGAAGACCTTGCTGTATTAAAAACTAAAGAAGCCGAACTTCAACAACAATTACAAGAAATCCAAACAAAAATTAAAAACCATGAAAAATAAGAGACTGAAATTTCAGTCTCTTATTCGTTTGATTTTAGAGCTTCAATCATATCTACTTTTTTCAATTTCAAATACATCACAATCCCCACTACTAACGTGAAGAAAATGGTAATACAGCTTGCGTACACATAACTAACGGGATGAATGGTTGGTGAAAACATCAGCATGTCCATTTCGACAGTTTGTAACACATAGCTATGCAATAAAATCCCCATCGCTAAACCAACCAACACACCAAAGAATGTTAGAAAAATATTTTCTCGATAAATGTACATCGTCACTTCTTTATCATAAAAGCCTAATACTTTAATCGTAGATAATTCGCGAATCCGTTCGGAAATATTAATATTGTTTAAGTTGTACAACACGATAAATGCTAACAATCCTGCTGAAATAATCAAGACCCAAACGACGATGGTCAAAGTCCCAGTTGTTTCATCTAAAGCAGTCGACGAATCCGACAAGAAACTCACATTAATGATTTCATCTTGGGCCATCAATTTTTCGGCAATTTGCTTTTCTTGTGCTTTGGTTCGATCACCTTTGAACACGACTAAATCCGTATTATAGATAGGTTCTTTATCAAAAACCTTTTTAAAAGTTTGCGGTGTTAAATAGGCAAAATGCCCAACATAGTTTTCAACAATCGCTGAAATTTTCACATCAAAGGTTTGATTATCCGCATTTTTCAATGTCAATGTTTCACCTACAGATAAATGGAATAATCCAGCTAGTTTTTCATTAATAATCGCTCCTTCATCGGTTAAATAAGAGACCTCTTTCGTTTGACGGTCATTAAATAAAACAAAATCAGGTAATTCCGTGACATTTTCGGGTACATATACGGTAACATCCTGACTAGCTGTTCCTTTTTGTTCTGTCGTGAATGTCTCAGAACCAATGGCTAAATGCGTTTGATAATCGTCAAATTTCGCTAATTCATCCAGATATGTCTGATAGGCTGCTTTTGTTGGTTGTTCTTTAAAAGATACAATTCCTTGATAATGCCAAATTTTTGAAAATTGAATAGGCACGACATCACTAATTGAATCACGTAACCCAAAACCTGTGAGAATCATCGCTGTGCATCCTGCAATCCCAAAAATTGTCATGAACATCCGCGATTTATAACGAAAGAGATTACGCATGGTGACTTTTTGAATAAAACTCATACGTTTCCATAACGGTGTGAAATATTCTAATAAGATACGTTTGCCTGCTTTAGGCGCTTTAGGACGCAATAATGCAGCTGGCGAACTGAATAAATCAACCCGTAAAGCAACCAGTGAAATCCCGACAGTACAAACCAACGCTACGACTATCCCAATACTACTATAGCCTACATACCAAGGTGTCACAAATTCTTTAATATTATATAACTGTCCATATGCGCT
This window encodes:
- a CDS encoding FUSC family protein gives rise to the protein MHIGRFRLGMRTFKSALSVLICILIFEFFNRGEPWIAALAAVFSLRQDLTTTFSFGKSRILGNTIGGIGGILYLLLQQRFHESFLVEIIALPALVALVIILSDGINNNAGIISAIATILLITLSVDPGDSVGVAVDRIFDTFIGTAVAIGINFILRPPEPEVEEELKEDLAVLKTKEAELQQQLQEIQTKIKNHEK